The Papaver somniferum cultivar HN1 chromosome 6, ASM357369v1, whole genome shotgun sequence genome segment AGGGAGCTCTGAAGAAAATCCCACACAATACGCTCTTGAGGTTTCATAGTTTAAACTTTGGGCTCGACTTGATTTGGAGCAAAAGGTGAAAGAGCTGCAAGAGTAAAAGAGCATGCCAGAACTATCACAGGTAAGTTATAATCCTTCTAGTATTAGTTTTATTTGTAAAAAACAAAAACTTGTTAGTACATATCTACTATATTGAAAAGCATACAAGTACATATCTGCAATACTGAACAAAAACATATCACCTTATGTTGAAAACAGGCTGAAAAGGATGAACTCCAACAAACAGCAGCGACACAAGTTCTGGGTAATATTGAAACGGAAATTGGTTCTCTTAGAGAGAGACGGGTGAGAAAATTGAACGTTACACTAGTTTGGTTTATTTTATCCTTTGTCATACTACAAAATAATATGGTTTGACACTTCATTTATGTAGGTTGCTTCGCTTGAAGAAATGTTGTCGAATATGCAGTTTATGCCCTTGGTTTGTGAGCTACCGAGTCTCAAAGAACTGCATAATGTGCCGATGGAGAAATTCATTGACCTGGCCATCCATGGCAAGGGTATTTATACCAATGAGTACTCAAAATATCTACAAGATGAAATTATGGGAGATCCTTATTCATCCTTAGGAAGTCTTAATCTGGAGTACCCGTCGACTGGTAGTTTAGAAAGCTTGGAAAAATTGTACCAAACTCAAATCTTTGATAAATATTATGCTAAAGATATGGATTCTCCATCACAAGTTTCAAAACCAAGTTTTGACTTAGGTTTAGGACCAAATGATCAAAatgttgaaaatgaagaagaggtaCAACAACCTGCAATTGATCTAGGTGCACCTGATCCACCTCAAATCCATCTTGCAGCTGCGCCTGCGCCTAATGAAGCTTCAGTTGGTATAGAAGCATCAAATCAAGCTCAAATGTATCCCTCAGCTGagcaaactcaaataaaaactgcACCTATACTTAATGAAGCTTCAACAATTGATTTAGCTGCACCCGAACAATCTCATATGAATCCTGCAACTGAGAAAGCTGAATTTCAGCAACCTCAACAAGAGGTATGAACATGTTATAACACCTAATACATATATGCTATAGTGCCCCAAATATTTTTAGCATGCTTCTGAATAAAAAAAGATCtgatttgtttcaaaaaaaatgcAGGAAAAAAGGAAACCTTGGGATCCTATTCCATTCAATGaagtagaaaggaagaagaaaattaagaatgacAGAAAGCAACACCCTGCTGAAGGTGAAAGCTACAAAGAATCAGAGAGTGTTGTGAATTTAATAGGTACCTAAATCTACTTCTTTaaataatttatatttttttactaATGATGCTTTAACATATGTACTAATGTTGTCGATTCCACAGAAGTCTATAGTTTTGGATGCTGAAAAGGCATAGGAAGATAGATTAAAGAAGATTAGGAGCACCGAAAAAGCTAATGCATATGCTGAGACTCTCAAAATACTTGCTGAGCTATAGAAGGTAATTATAATTAGCAAAAAGTGGAAAGTAACATCCAATATGTTCTGTAACATGGGAAACCCCAACAGTACATATGTTCTGTACTGAAAAGaatccaacagtacatatgttctattttgttcatttttttttagtcTCTCATTTGTTTTATTATGTTTATGCTATATTGAATGGTAAGGAACCTGGGGTAAGTCAGACATCAGCGGAAGACAACGTACCACTTGCCAAAAGACTCGAAGATAGGCTGGCTACTAAGGGTAATGGAGCCAAACCAATAGAGAAGAAAAAGGCGAGTACGTCAGTCAAGGACAAGGATAAGAAAAAGCCGACTATCTCTGCCAATGAGAAGAAAGATACTCCAAAAATCACATTTACCCCTCAGAAGCCAATAACTCGGAGCAACCCACAGAAAAGAGTTGATTCTGATTTCACGAGTGGCAAGGATTGCTGGAATTAAAAGGCGAAAAACAAAATCCAAAACCGAAACCCCAGTTGAACAAGATTTCCTAACAGAGAAAGTTCAGAAAAAGGATGACGAGAATGTGAAAAAGAGAAAAGCTAAAGGTGGTCCAAATGTTAAAGAACTGCCTAAAAATTGAAGATTGCACGCAAGTTGTTGAAGCTAAGGAAATTTCTGTTGTATAAGGATTTGAGTTCACAAGAAATAGAGCTTCTCTCTCCCTCTTTTGACAAAGCAACCTCAATGTGAGTCTATCTTGGATAGGTCCCTTGCATTTTAACAAACATTATGTACTTAGTTTAGGATCAAACttataaatgattttgattattCGAATTTGCAGCAATAGTGCTTGGAAAGTTCCTACTGTGGTTGGTCATCACATATTATCTACAGAGACATTTGAAGATCTGGTACATAACAGGCGTTTAGAGGGAGATCTTATAAATTACTggcaataccaactgaaaaaagcATATCATAATGAGCCAACGGTGAATGGACAGAGAAAGTACATACCAGTACTGCACATTGATCCATCTGACTAGGTATGTTTTCCTATTAATCTTGATAAATAACATGCATCTTGTTTTTGGAAAGTGCAGTGCATCTCTCATACTGTTTTACATAAAATCCGACTTCATACTCATTTGTTTTAGATATTGAGAATTTTAATTGCATATCTCCCAAACTAAATGAAATAAAACATTTTTAATGTTATAACAAATATTATGCATTTATATATGTGTTTTACACTATGATTTTCCATACATATTTactataataatattttttctttcctttttcagtTTTATGTAAGTAGCCCACCGCATCAAATAGCTGCAAATAGTGCTGTCTTTGTACCCATCAGTCAAATGGAGAAAGGAACCAGGAAGATTATTATTCCAATGGCACATCAAATCGTGCATTGGATGCTTCTTGTGTATGATTGCGAGAAAGGCGAATTCTGTCACTACAACACTTGGGAAGTCACATCCAAATACCAGTGTCTCGATGATGCTAGACGTATGGAAGATTACTTCTTGTTATCAATTAATGAACACTTGTTGCGTCGCGTCCTTCCACTAGTATGCAGATTAAAGTTGATCAATTACCCAACAACTCAACAGGGAGACTATCCATATTTTGCACTATATATCATGCACTTCATGAAGAAACTTGCAAAGGAGGAAGTCAGCGATGGAGTGCGAATTAGATTGGGGGACCCTGAACAACTCAAAGTTAAAATGCTGAATAAGAAGATCTCTTTAGCATGCAACATACTCTCAGCAACATCTCCTCCTGAGCAGAGATGGAATATTAATGctccaaaaaggtttttaagctaGTATCTGGCAGTACATATATGAATTAGGACTGCATAGTAGAAGTTATCCTAGAGAACATATTCAAAGTTTACTAGTTTGTTTTTGATATGTTCAaagtttagtaatttttcttactTATTTTGATAACAACTGTTCTCGAAACTATGGTGTTTGTCTTTAATCTATGTACAATTGTTTcgctttataaaaatgttgacatGTTGGATGGTAAAAGTCCAAAGTATGAAGTGTTTGGTTTGTCTTATGTAACATAGATAAGCTATGAGATTCAATTGAAGAACATGAATCTCTAATTTGGTCAATCATGATGGGGGAGAATGAATCTCATAACTGGTCTCTGTGTTTGGTGTGTCTTATGTGACATTTCCTGTCACCGGGAAGAATACAGAGTACATAATAGTTGTACTCAAAAATCTTGAACAACCATAATGACTTGGAAGAATACAGAGTCCATACTTACAGTAATATTTATGCAGTACAATAGGTGTGACATATTGTAACATTTATGCAGTGTATTTACCTGGAAAAAAAATGATCCAGATAGTTGTTCATTACATAGTACATAACAACTTAGAGTACATAACTCCTGCACTCTTAAAAAAAACTTATAAAGCAACCTGAAAAACCAATAATACTGAAAGTTGATAATGCTCTCTGATTAATGAGTCTTAAATGAGCACAAAGTACCCTGTCCCAGAAAGATATAAAACTACATAATTGCAGTACTCTAAAAAAATCTAACAAAAGTGTTTAAAATGATGCGCAAACAGAATCTGCATTGTGACCAATAGAACAAATCAGGGAGAACTGAAACCTAAAACTCAGGGGTAAGAAGGAATGACAGTGCAggttgccttgttgtgatgagtttTCTCGTTGCAGTTTAAACAACGGACGAACTTTCTACTCTTCTCCCATGCATTCTTTATACGATTTCCCATTGGCCTACCTGGTGGAACTCGTGGAGGGGGTGAAAAAATAGTATCCTCTGGTTCATACTGCTCTGGCCTGTTGTAGTTAGGGACTGGTCTGATAGCAATTGAATACAACTGCTGAAAATTGGTAACTTTAAAGTAGTCTTGGATATAATCTACGTATCTATCACCCTTGGCAGAAATAGTTGTTGTAGCATGAGatcatggaaaaccataaa includes the following:
- the LOC113290927 gene encoding probable serine/threonine-protein kinase kinX; this translates as MVTRKIRRTIKEEEIIKDDNTIPRSSKEESRSSKRKSTRIKSKKVVTPKSKKKAADSSSDDESQELQRQKGRTQSKKNKKAANQKKEKHGYKTNATKCDPEPAQVYWNQEEEWKDRNSKSEGGENSDEDNEDDAENEQVQDNEDDEDIEYMTPRVETEQTLEDMLQLLYAEQTHLVKPLTLPEDRYLPRAARWNIKEISVEFLKDMETSQNTFSEEFKEEYTLDEIEMLNKISQRLPVEDVPLKEDWQEKFEDLESYPPPQPNSEDEESSSSFEEDVHLSGNSDETIPSTTTPLVTEGEKEIPVDTQEKLNEQGNATPTTPVTGSSEENPTQYALEAEKDELQQTAATQVLGNIETEIGSLRERRVASLEEMLSNMQFMPLVCELPSLKELHNVPMEKFIDLAIHGKGIYTNEYSKYLQDEIMGDPYSSLGSLNLEYPSTGSLESLEKLYQTQIFDKYYAKDMDSPSQVSKPSFDLGLGPNDQNVENEEEVQQPAIDLGAPDPPQIHLAAAPAPNEASVGIEASNQAQMYPSAEQTQIKTAPILNEASTIDLAAPEQSHMNPATEKAEFQQPQQEEKRKPWDPIPFNEVERKKKIKNDRKQHPAEGESYKESESVVNLIVSHLFYYVYAILNGKEPGVSQTSAEDNVPLAKRLEDRLATKGNGAKPIEKKKASTSVKDKDKKKPTISANEKKDTPKITFTPQKPITRSNPQKRVDSDFTSGKDCWN